The Dasypus novemcinctus isolate mDasNov1 chromosome 2, mDasNov1.1.hap2, whole genome shotgun sequence genome includes a region encoding these proteins:
- the LOC101414861 gene encoding U1 small nuclear ribonucleoprotein C-like: MISNQYLICQLKKLERSFPRSGNGVINGQQSNTPKFYCNYCNTYLTHDSPSVRKTHCGGRKHKENVKDYNQKWMEEQAQSLIDKTTASFQQGQIPPTPFSAPPPAGVMITPPPSLPGPPRPGMMSAPHMGGPPMMPMMGPPPPGMMPVGPAPGMRPPMGGHMPMMPGPPMMRPPARPMMVPTRPGMTWPAR, encoded by the coding sequence atgatctcAAATCAATACCTAATCTGCCAacttaagaaactagaaaggtCGTTTCCACGCAGCGGAAATGGAGTGATCAACGGCCAGCAGAGCAACACGCCCAAGTTTTATTGTAACTACTGCAATACTTACCTTACCCATGACTCTCCATCTGTGAGAAAGACACACTGCGGTGgtaggaaacacaaagagaatgtgAAAGACTACAATCAGAAATGGATGGAAGAGCAGGCTCAGAGCCTGATTGACAAAACAACGGCTTCATTTCAACAAGGGCAGATACCTCCTACTCCATTTTCTGCTCCTCCTCCTGCAGGGGTGATGATCACACCTCCTCCCAGTCTCCCAGGACCTCCTCGCCCTGGAATGATGTCAGCACCCCATATGGGGGGCCCTCCCATGATGCCCATGATGGGCCCTCCTCCTCCTGGGATGATGCCAGTGGGACCTGCTCCTGGAATGAGGCCACCCATGGGAGGTCACATGCCGATGATGCCTGGACCCCCCATGATGAGACCTCCTGCCCGTCCCATGATGGTGCCTACTCGGCCAGGAATGACCTGGCCAGCCAGATAA